A window from Culex pipiens pallens isolate TS chromosome 3, TS_CPP_V2, whole genome shotgun sequence encodes these proteins:
- the LOC120419759 gene encoding dnaJ homolog subfamily C member 5 homolog isoform X1, which translates to MDKRKLSTSGDTLYETLGLPKTATADDIKKTYRKLALKYHPDKNPNNPEASDKFKEVNRAHSILSDLTKRNIYDNYGSLGLYIAEQFGEENVNAYFMVTSPTCKAIFLVCGIVTGCYCCCCCCCCCNFCCGKYRPPTAEHSGDYHHLNREGGGASSSNAGEGPAITSQPTRSEDLADLEDHSGAAGTAPVTSQPVAGQAQGAGMPVFAMPPPAANPTNPFTGTAATESTGLNSGGQPVYTPGMM; encoded by the exons ATGGATAAGAGAAAATTATC CACATCCGGCGATACGCTGTACGAGACGCTCGGTCTGCCCAAGACGGCCACGGCCGACGACATCAAGAAGACATACCGGAAGCTGGCCCTCAAATACCACCCAGACAAGAACCCGAACAACCCAGAGGCCTCCGATAAG TTCAAAGAAGTGAACCGCGCCCACTCGATACTCAGTGACCTGACCAAGCGGAACATCTACGACAACTACGGCTCGCTGGGGCTCTACATCGCGGAACAGTTTGGCGAGGAGAATGTCAACGCGTACTTTATGGTCACGTCGCCAACTTGCAAG GCAATCTTCCTCGTGTGCGGCATCGTGACCGGCTGctattgctgttgctgctgctgctgctgttgcaacTTCTGCTGCGGCAAGTACCGGCCCCCGACGGCGGAACACAGCGGCGACTACCATCACTTGAAC AGAGAGGGCGGTGGCGCCAGTAGTAGCAATGCCGGGGAAGGACCAGCGATTACGTCACAGCCCACGCGAAGT GAGGATCTGGCCGACCTGGAGGATCACAGCGGTGCTGCGGGAACCGCCCCGGTGACGTCACAGCCCGTCGCCGGCCAGGCCCAGGGCGCTGGAATGCCGGTGTTTGCGATGCCACCACCGGCGGCGAATCCGACCAATCCGTTCACGGGTACGGCGGCGACGGAGAGCACGGGCCTGAACTCGGGCGGCCAGCCCGTTTACACGCCAG GTATGATGTAA
- the LOC120419759 gene encoding dnaJ homolog subfamily C member 5 homolog isoform X3 yields the protein MDKRKLSTSGDTLYETLGLPKTATADDIKKTYRKLALKYHPDKNPNNPEASDKFKEVNRAHSILSDLTKRNIYDNYGSLGLYIAEQFGEENVNAYFMVTSPTCKAIFLVCGIVTGCYCCCCCCCCCNFCCGKYRPPTAEHSGDYHHLNEDLADLEDHSGAAGTAPVTSQPVAGQAQGAGMPVFAMPPPAANPTNPFTGTAATESTGLNSGGQPVYTPGMM from the exons ATGGATAAGAGAAAATTATC CACATCCGGCGATACGCTGTACGAGACGCTCGGTCTGCCCAAGACGGCCACGGCCGACGACATCAAGAAGACATACCGGAAGCTGGCCCTCAAATACCACCCAGACAAGAACCCGAACAACCCAGAGGCCTCCGATAAG TTCAAAGAAGTGAACCGCGCCCACTCGATACTCAGTGACCTGACCAAGCGGAACATCTACGACAACTACGGCTCGCTGGGGCTCTACATCGCGGAACAGTTTGGCGAGGAGAATGTCAACGCGTACTTTATGGTCACGTCGCCAACTTGCAAG GCAATCTTCCTCGTGTGCGGCATCGTGACCGGCTGctattgctgttgctgctgctgctgctgttgcaacTTCTGCTGCGGCAAGTACCGGCCCCCGACGGCGGAACACAGCGGCGACTACCATCACTTGAAC GAGGATCTGGCCGACCTGGAGGATCACAGCGGTGCTGCGGGAACCGCCCCGGTGACGTCACAGCCCGTCGCCGGCCAGGCCCAGGGCGCTGGAATGCCGGTGTTTGCGATGCCACCACCGGCGGCGAATCCGACCAATCCGTTCACGGGTACGGCGGCGACGGAGAGCACGGGCCTGAACTCGGGCGGCCAGCCCGTTTACACGCCAG GTATGATGTAA
- the LOC120419759 gene encoding dnaJ homolog subfamily C member 5 homolog isoform X2: MDKRKLSTSGDTLYETLGLPKTATADDIKKTYRKLALKYHPDKNPNNPEASDKFKEVNRAHSILSDLTKRNIYDNYGSLGLYIAEQFGEENVNAYFMVTSPTCKAIFLVCGIVTGCYCCCCCCCCCNFCCGKYRPPTAEHSGDYHHLNREGGGASSSNAGEGPAITSQPTRSEDLADLEDHSGAAGTAPVTSQPVAGQAQGAGMPVFAMPPPAANPTNPFTGTAATESTGLNSGGQPVYTPGR, translated from the exons ATGGATAAGAGAAAATTATC CACATCCGGCGATACGCTGTACGAGACGCTCGGTCTGCCCAAGACGGCCACGGCCGACGACATCAAGAAGACATACCGGAAGCTGGCCCTCAAATACCACCCAGACAAGAACCCGAACAACCCAGAGGCCTCCGATAAG TTCAAAGAAGTGAACCGCGCCCACTCGATACTCAGTGACCTGACCAAGCGGAACATCTACGACAACTACGGCTCGCTGGGGCTCTACATCGCGGAACAGTTTGGCGAGGAGAATGTCAACGCGTACTTTATGGTCACGTCGCCAACTTGCAAG GCAATCTTCCTCGTGTGCGGCATCGTGACCGGCTGctattgctgttgctgctgctgctgctgttgcaacTTCTGCTGCGGCAAGTACCGGCCCCCGACGGCGGAACACAGCGGCGACTACCATCACTTGAAC AGAGAGGGCGGTGGCGCCAGTAGTAGCAATGCCGGGGAAGGACCAGCGATTACGTCACAGCCCACGCGAAGT GAGGATCTGGCCGACCTGGAGGATCACAGCGGTGCTGCGGGAACCGCCCCGGTGACGTCACAGCCCGTCGCCGGCCAGGCCCAGGGCGCTGGAATGCCGGTGTTTGCGATGCCACCACCGGCGGCGAATCCGACCAATCCGTTCACGGGTACGGCGGCGACGGAGAGCACGGGCCTGAACTCGGGCGGCCAGCCCGTTTACACGCCAG GTCGCTAA
- the LOC120419759 gene encoding dnaJ homolog subfamily C member 5 homolog isoform X4 — translation MDKRKLSTSGDTLYETLGLPKTATADDIKKTYRKLALKYHPDKNPNNPEASDKFKEVNRAHSILSDLTKRNIYDNYGSLGLYIAEQFGEENVNAYFMVTSPTCKAIFLVCGIVTGCYCCCCCCCCCNFCCGKYRPPTAEHSGDYHHLNREGGGASSSNAGEGPAITSQPTRSSETV, via the exons ATGGATAAGAGAAAATTATC CACATCCGGCGATACGCTGTACGAGACGCTCGGTCTGCCCAAGACGGCCACGGCCGACGACATCAAGAAGACATACCGGAAGCTGGCCCTCAAATACCACCCAGACAAGAACCCGAACAACCCAGAGGCCTCCGATAAG TTCAAAGAAGTGAACCGCGCCCACTCGATACTCAGTGACCTGACCAAGCGGAACATCTACGACAACTACGGCTCGCTGGGGCTCTACATCGCGGAACAGTTTGGCGAGGAGAATGTCAACGCGTACTTTATGGTCACGTCGCCAACTTGCAAG GCAATCTTCCTCGTGTGCGGCATCGTGACCGGCTGctattgctgttgctgctgctgctgctgttgcaacTTCTGCTGCGGCAAGTACCGGCCCCCGACGGCGGAACACAGCGGCGACTACCATCACTTGAAC AGAGAGGGCGGTGGCGCCAGTAGTAGCAATGCCGGGGAAGGACCAGCGATTACGTCACAGCCCACGCGAAGT TCCGAAACGGTTTGA
- the LOC120419763 gene encoding bromodomain-containing protein homolog isoform X2, translating into MGLDFEVQDYIKTLNKNCPPFKCPKCEKKYKSVVGLQYHLKSFDHDNPPPGTPPAVVVAATVAPVPAVAEVASPAEKDGEGGEGGVEEDNIPEVAPEPVKSEKPAVAKPEIGDTPVRRPPASTNKKSHKKKVGTPKNNKAQQVVARESLTYVESDGLIKIEFGGKNINIPVDEEFGLVSIEETRAKLLDPDTEMFAVPPPTEPEVKLPEGIFKEMDDYTICDAPARPTAYIRFIEKSTEELDGEVEYDVDEEDTTWLGIINEKRAGQNLAPVPVDSLELLMDRLEKESYFQAAVTGGQNGGAIVDDDAVCCICMDGECQNTNVILFCDMCNLAVHQDCYGVPYIPEGQWLCRRCLQSPSRSVDCVLCPNTGGAFKQTDQNQWAHVVCALWIPEVRFANTVFLEPIDSIETIPAARWRLVCYICKQKGIGACIQCNRSSCYAAFHVTCAQQAGLCMRMDQVRGNDTHPVVVQKTAYCDTHTPINALGSPGDSGGETDPREICREKMKKARKMLAMKRTSAPVILIPTIPTNRVDEISSLVNITKKPQFIQRLIAYWTLKRQHRNGVPLLRRLQSQGPSQSAPPLPRDKSDGSPDARELYQQLKYWQCLRQDLERARLLCELVRKREKLKLILIKTNEQCVMTQLNPIESTLHRILDQLEAKDAQEIFREPVDTEEVHDYLDIVKHPMDLGTMRQKLKSGHYCSIEDLEADFLLMCNNCLTYNNKDTMFYRAGVKMKDAGTIIFRTIRKELERAGILEKPHPQQQQQQAIAAAPVPAPAVAPTPAPAPTPDSEDSLAVDIESEVALLAQEPPSLELIEKMQQQMTKAGGIKHGLSRSKRVKLIRAEIAKVKRALAREPDKIVAAVKEVAAPVMPEVPVMETPKKQPSEPTTSTAKSPKSLQTPPASPLKILNNSPSPSGVNRRTAVLFTRKAQAALKKPETPSKEETVIAETTELLLQAKSTKKTTRGKRSSGKSSSSSQSKQLGEPGFLGLPGPSGSSSGRRSGGGDSGEKKSFEAIPDSFRVYRGGQDREISDSDDSNLSFTGSTCSSCSGFSGSGTESEFGSSDDGSFCDTEMSTSETEPFPEKPLLEPLKLVWAKCRGYPWYPALIIDPDIPTGFVHNGVPLPAPPADVLALKANYPDEQVFLVLFFDAKRTWQWLPAAKLELLGVNKELDQSKLVESRKPTERKAVNKAYQEALHYHSQVSSADGPAGKL; encoded by the exons ATGGGGCTCGACTTTGAGGTGCAGGACTACATCAAGACGCTGAACAAGAACTGTCCGCCGTTCAAGTGTCCCAAGTGCGAGAAAAAGTACAAATCCGTGGTCGGGCTGCAGTACCACTTGAAGAGCTTCGACCATGACAATCCGCCGCCGGGGACACCACCGGCTGTGGTGGTGGCTGCGACGGTAGCACCGGTGCCAGCTGTTGCCGAGGTAGCTTCTCCTGCGGAGAAGGATGGGGAGGGTGGTGAAGGGGGAGTGGAAGAGGACAATATCCCGGAAGTGGCACCGGAACCGGTTAAAAGTGAAAAGCCGGCCGTTGCGAAGCCGGAGATTGGCGACACACCGGTGAGGAGGCCACCGGCAAGTACGAATAAAAAGAGCCATAAGAAGAAGGTCGGAACGCCGAAGAATAACAAGGCCCAGCAGGTCGTGGCCAGGGAATCGCTGACCTATGTCGAGTCGGACGGATTGATCAAGATTGAGTTTGGCGGGAAGAACATCAACATTCCGGTGGACGAAGAATTCGGGCTCGTGTCCATCGAGGAGACCCGCGCCAAGCTGCTCGATCCGGACACGGAGATGTTTGCCGTTCCGCCACCAACGGAACCGGAAGTGAAGCTTCCCGAAGGGATCTTCAAAGAGATGGACGATTACACGATCTGCGATGCGCCGGCTCGGCCAACGGCGTACATCCGGTTCATCGAGAAGAGCACGGAGGAGTTGGACGGGGAGGTGGAGTACGACGTTGACGAGGAGGACACGACCTGGTTGGGGATTATTAACGAGAAGAGGGCGGGACAGAATTTGGCTCCGGTGCCGGTTGATTCGCTGGAGTTGCTCATGGATCGGTTGGAGAAGGAGTCGTACTTTCAGGCTGCGGTCACCGGAGGTCAGAATGGAGGTGCCATCGTGGACGACGATGCTGTTT GCTGCATCTGCATGGACGGCGAGTGCCAGAACACGAACGTGATCCTGTTCTGCGACATGTGCAACCTGGCCGTGCACCAGGACTGCTACGGCGTGCCGTACATCCCGGAGGGCCAGTGGCTGTGTCGGCGGTGTTTGCAGAGTCCGAGCCGTTCGGTGGACTGCGTGCTCTGTCCGAATACGGGCGGGGCGTTCAAGCAGACCGATCAGAACCAGTGGGCTCATGTGGTTTGTGCGCTGTGGATTCCGGAGGTTCGGTTTGCGAATACGGTGTTTTTGGAACCTATTGATTCGATCGAGACGATTCCGGCGGCCAGGTGGAGGTTGGTTTGCTACATCTGCAAGCAGAAGGGGATTGGGGCTTGCATTCAGTGTAATCGGAGTTCGTGTTATGCGGCGTTTCACGTGACTTGTGCCCAGCAGGCTGGCCTGTGCATGCGAATGGACCAGGTTCGTGGGAATGACACACATCCGGTGGTGGTCCAGAAGACGGCTTATTGTGACACGCATACGCCGATTAATGCGTTGGGGTCGCCGGGGGATTCGGGAGGGGAGACGGATCCGAGGGAGATTTGCCGGGAGAAGATGAAGAAGGCGCGGAAGATGCTGGCCATGAAGAGGACTTCGGCACCGGTGATTTTGATTCCGACGATTCCGACGAACCGGGTTGATGAAATCTCCTCGTTGGTCAACATCACAAAGAAGCCACAGTTTATCCAACGGTTGATCGCGTATTGGACGTTGAAACGGCAACACCGGAATGGAGTTCCGCTGCTGCGACGTCTTCAGAGTCAAGGTCCATCGCAGAGTGCCCCTCCGTTGCCACGGGACAAGTCGGACGGATCGCCCGATGCTCGCGAGCTGTACCAACAGCTCAAGTACTGGCAGTGTCTCCGCCAGGATCTGGAACGGGCCCGCCTCCTCTGTGAACTCGTTCGCAAGCGTGAAAAACTCAAACTGATCCTGATCAAAACCAACGAACAGTGCGTCATGACCCAACTCAACCCGATCGAGTCCACCCTGCATCGAATCCTGGACCAGCTCGAAGCCAAGGACGCGCAGGAAATCTTCCGCGAGCCCGTCGACACCGAAGAGGTCCACGACTACCTGGACATTGTGAAGCACCCGATGGATCTCGGCACGATGCGGCAAAAGCTCAAAAGCGGCCACTACTGCAGCATCGAAGACCTCGAGGCGGACTTCCTGCTGATGTGCAACAACTGTCTAACCTACAACAACAAAGACACCATGTTCTACCGGGCGGGCGTCAAAATGAAGGACGCCGGAACCATCATCTTCCGCACCATCCGGAAGGAGCTCGAACGGGCCGGAATCCTCGAAAAACCCCAtccccaacaacaacaacaacaagccatAGCTGCAGCGCCAGTGCCAGCGCCAGCAGTCGCACCAACACCCGCACCAGCCCCAACCCCCGACTCGGAAGATTCCCTCGCGGTGGACATTGAGTCGGAGGTGGCGCTGCTTGCACAGGAACCGCCCAGCCTCGAACTGATTGAGAAGATGCAGCAGCAGATGACCAAAGCGGGCGGAATCAAGCACGGGCTGTCGCGCTCGAAGAGGGTCAAGCTGATTCGGGCGGAGATTGCCAAGGTGAAGCGGGCGCTCGCGCGCGAACCGGACAAGATTGTGGCGGCGGTGAAGGAGGTGGCGGCGCCGGTTATG CCCGAAGTACCTGTTATGGAGACGCCCAAAAAGCAGCCGTCGGAGCCGACGACCTCAACCGCAAAGTCACCCAAATCCCTGCAGACTCCACCCGCCAGCCCGTTGAAGATTCTCAACAACAGCCCGTCGCCATCCGGCGTCAATCGACG AACGGCCGTCCTGTTCACGCGCAAGGCCCAGGCGGCCCTCAAGAAGCCGGAAACGCCCTCGAAGGAGGAGACCGTCATCGCGGAGACGACCGAACTGCTGCTGCAGGCAAAATCCACCAAAAAGACGACCCGCGGCAAACGGTCGTCGGGCAAGTCGTCCTCGTCCTCGCAGAGCAAGCAACTCGGCGAGCCGGGCTTTCTCGGCCTGCCGGGACCATCCGGCAGCAGCAGTGGACGAAGATCCGGCGGCGGCGATTCGGGGGAGAAGAAGAGCTTCGAGGCCATTCCGGACAGCTTCCGGGTGTACCGCGGGGGGCAGGACCGCGAGATTTCCGACTCGGACGACAGCAATCTCAGCTTCACCGGAAGCACGTGCAGCAGCTGCAGCGGGTTCAGCGGAAGCGGGACCGAGTCGGAGTTTGG CTCCAGCGACGACGGTTCGTTCTGCGACACGGAAATGTCCACCAGCGAGACGGAACCGTTTCCGGAGAAGCCGCTGCTCGAGCCGCTCAAGCTGGTGTGGGCCAAGTGCCGCGGCTATCCGTGGTACCCGGCGCTCATAATCGATCCGGACATCCCGACCGGCTTTGTCCACAACGGCGTGCCCCTGCCGGCCCCTCCCGCCGACGTCCTCGCCCTCAAGGCCAACTATCCGGACGAGCAGGTCTTTCTGGTGCTGTTCTTCGACGCCAAACGCACCTGGCAGTGGCTTCCGGCGGCCAAACTCGAGCTGCTCGGCGTCAACAAAGAGCTGGACCAGAGCAAACTGGTCGAGTCGCGGAAGCCCACCGAACGGAAAGCGGTCAACAAGGCGTACCAGGAAGCGCTGCACTACCACAGCCAGGTCTCGAGTGCGGACGGGCCGGCGGGGAAGTTGTGA
- the LOC120419763 gene encoding bromodomain-containing protein homolog isoform X1, translating into MGLDFEVQDYIKTLNKNCPPFKCPKCEKKYKSVVGLQYHLKSFDHDNPPPGTPPAVVVAATVAPVPAVAEVASPAEKDGEGGEGGVEEDNIPEVAPEPVKSEKPAVAKPEIGDTPVRRPPASTNKKSHKKKVGTPKNNKAQQVVARESLTYVESDGLIKIEFGGKNINIPVDEEFGLVSIEETRAKLLDPDTEMFAVPPPTEPEVKLPEGIFKEMDDYTICDAPARPTAYIRFIEKSTEELDGEVEYDVDEEDTTWLGIINEKRAGQNLAPVPVDSLELLMDRLEKESYFQAAVTGGQNGGAIVDDDAVCCICMDGECQNTNVILFCDMCNLAVHQDCYGVPYIPEGQWLCRRCLQSPSRSVDCVLCPNTGGAFKQTDQNQWAHVVCALWIPEVRFANTVFLEPIDSIETIPAARWRLVCYICKQKGIGACIQCNRSSCYAAFHVTCAQQAGLCMRMDQVRGNDTHPVVVQKTAYCDTHTPINALGSPGDSGGETDPREICREKMKKARKMLAMKRTSAPVILIPTIPTNRVDEISSLVNITKKPQFIQRLIAYWTLKRQHRNGVPLLRRLQSQGPSQSAPPLPRDKSDGSPDARELYQQLKYWQCLRQDLERARLLCELVRKREKLKLILIKTNEQCVMTQLNPIESTLHRILDQLEAKDAQEIFREPVDTEEVHDYLDIVKHPMDLGTMRQKLKSGHYCSIEDLEADFLLMCNNCLTYNNKDTMFYRAGVKMKDAGTIIFRTIRKELERAGILEKPHPQQQQQQAIAAAPVPAPAVAPTPAPAPTPDSEDSLAVDIESEVALLAQEPPSLELIEKMQQQMTKAGGIKHGLSRSKRVKLIRAEIAKVKRALAREPDKIVAAVKEVAAPVMPEVPVMETPKKQPSEPTTSTAKSPKSLQTPPASPLKILNNSPSPSGVNRRTAVLFTRKAQAALKKPETPSKEETVIAETTELLLQAKSTKKTTRGKRSSGKSSSSSQSKQLGEPGFLGLPGPSGSSSGRRSGGGDSGEKKSFEAIPDSFRVYRGGQDREISDSDDSNLSFTGSTCSSCSGFSGSGTESEFGSSSDDGSFCDTEMSTSETEPFPEKPLLEPLKLVWAKCRGYPWYPALIIDPDIPTGFVHNGVPLPAPPADVLALKANYPDEQVFLVLFFDAKRTWQWLPAAKLELLGVNKELDQSKLVESRKPTERKAVNKAYQEALHYHSQVSSADGPAGKL; encoded by the exons ATGGGGCTCGACTTTGAGGTGCAGGACTACATCAAGACGCTGAACAAGAACTGTCCGCCGTTCAAGTGTCCCAAGTGCGAGAAAAAGTACAAATCCGTGGTCGGGCTGCAGTACCACTTGAAGAGCTTCGACCATGACAATCCGCCGCCGGGGACACCACCGGCTGTGGTGGTGGCTGCGACGGTAGCACCGGTGCCAGCTGTTGCCGAGGTAGCTTCTCCTGCGGAGAAGGATGGGGAGGGTGGTGAAGGGGGAGTGGAAGAGGACAATATCCCGGAAGTGGCACCGGAACCGGTTAAAAGTGAAAAGCCGGCCGTTGCGAAGCCGGAGATTGGCGACACACCGGTGAGGAGGCCACCGGCAAGTACGAATAAAAAGAGCCATAAGAAGAAGGTCGGAACGCCGAAGAATAACAAGGCCCAGCAGGTCGTGGCCAGGGAATCGCTGACCTATGTCGAGTCGGACGGATTGATCAAGATTGAGTTTGGCGGGAAGAACATCAACATTCCGGTGGACGAAGAATTCGGGCTCGTGTCCATCGAGGAGACCCGCGCCAAGCTGCTCGATCCGGACACGGAGATGTTTGCCGTTCCGCCACCAACGGAACCGGAAGTGAAGCTTCCCGAAGGGATCTTCAAAGAGATGGACGATTACACGATCTGCGATGCGCCGGCTCGGCCAACGGCGTACATCCGGTTCATCGAGAAGAGCACGGAGGAGTTGGACGGGGAGGTGGAGTACGACGTTGACGAGGAGGACACGACCTGGTTGGGGATTATTAACGAGAAGAGGGCGGGACAGAATTTGGCTCCGGTGCCGGTTGATTCGCTGGAGTTGCTCATGGATCGGTTGGAGAAGGAGTCGTACTTTCAGGCTGCGGTCACCGGAGGTCAGAATGGAGGTGCCATCGTGGACGACGATGCTGTTT GCTGCATCTGCATGGACGGCGAGTGCCAGAACACGAACGTGATCCTGTTCTGCGACATGTGCAACCTGGCCGTGCACCAGGACTGCTACGGCGTGCCGTACATCCCGGAGGGCCAGTGGCTGTGTCGGCGGTGTTTGCAGAGTCCGAGCCGTTCGGTGGACTGCGTGCTCTGTCCGAATACGGGCGGGGCGTTCAAGCAGACCGATCAGAACCAGTGGGCTCATGTGGTTTGTGCGCTGTGGATTCCGGAGGTTCGGTTTGCGAATACGGTGTTTTTGGAACCTATTGATTCGATCGAGACGATTCCGGCGGCCAGGTGGAGGTTGGTTTGCTACATCTGCAAGCAGAAGGGGATTGGGGCTTGCATTCAGTGTAATCGGAGTTCGTGTTATGCGGCGTTTCACGTGACTTGTGCCCAGCAGGCTGGCCTGTGCATGCGAATGGACCAGGTTCGTGGGAATGACACACATCCGGTGGTGGTCCAGAAGACGGCTTATTGTGACACGCATACGCCGATTAATGCGTTGGGGTCGCCGGGGGATTCGGGAGGGGAGACGGATCCGAGGGAGATTTGCCGGGAGAAGATGAAGAAGGCGCGGAAGATGCTGGCCATGAAGAGGACTTCGGCACCGGTGATTTTGATTCCGACGATTCCGACGAACCGGGTTGATGAAATCTCCTCGTTGGTCAACATCACAAAGAAGCCACAGTTTATCCAACGGTTGATCGCGTATTGGACGTTGAAACGGCAACACCGGAATGGAGTTCCGCTGCTGCGACGTCTTCAGAGTCAAGGTCCATCGCAGAGTGCCCCTCCGTTGCCACGGGACAAGTCGGACGGATCGCCCGATGCTCGCGAGCTGTACCAACAGCTCAAGTACTGGCAGTGTCTCCGCCAGGATCTGGAACGGGCCCGCCTCCTCTGTGAACTCGTTCGCAAGCGTGAAAAACTCAAACTGATCCTGATCAAAACCAACGAACAGTGCGTCATGACCCAACTCAACCCGATCGAGTCCACCCTGCATCGAATCCTGGACCAGCTCGAAGCCAAGGACGCGCAGGAAATCTTCCGCGAGCCCGTCGACACCGAAGAGGTCCACGACTACCTGGACATTGTGAAGCACCCGATGGATCTCGGCACGATGCGGCAAAAGCTCAAAAGCGGCCACTACTGCAGCATCGAAGACCTCGAGGCGGACTTCCTGCTGATGTGCAACAACTGTCTAACCTACAACAACAAAGACACCATGTTCTACCGGGCGGGCGTCAAAATGAAGGACGCCGGAACCATCATCTTCCGCACCATCCGGAAGGAGCTCGAACGGGCCGGAATCCTCGAAAAACCCCAtccccaacaacaacaacaacaagccatAGCTGCAGCGCCAGTGCCAGCGCCAGCAGTCGCACCAACACCCGCACCAGCCCCAACCCCCGACTCGGAAGATTCCCTCGCGGTGGACATTGAGTCGGAGGTGGCGCTGCTTGCACAGGAACCGCCCAGCCTCGAACTGATTGAGAAGATGCAGCAGCAGATGACCAAAGCGGGCGGAATCAAGCACGGGCTGTCGCGCTCGAAGAGGGTCAAGCTGATTCGGGCGGAGATTGCCAAGGTGAAGCGGGCGCTCGCGCGCGAACCGGACAAGATTGTGGCGGCGGTGAAGGAGGTGGCGGCGCCGGTTATG CCCGAAGTACCTGTTATGGAGACGCCCAAAAAGCAGCCGTCGGAGCCGACGACCTCAACCGCAAAGTCACCCAAATCCCTGCAGACTCCACCCGCCAGCCCGTTGAAGATTCTCAACAACAGCCCGTCGCCATCCGGCGTCAATCGACG AACGGCCGTCCTGTTCACGCGCAAGGCCCAGGCGGCCCTCAAGAAGCCGGAAACGCCCTCGAAGGAGGAGACCGTCATCGCGGAGACGACCGAACTGCTGCTGCAGGCAAAATCCACCAAAAAGACGACCCGCGGCAAACGGTCGTCGGGCAAGTCGTCCTCGTCCTCGCAGAGCAAGCAACTCGGCGAGCCGGGCTTTCTCGGCCTGCCGGGACCATCCGGCAGCAGCAGTGGACGAAGATCCGGCGGCGGCGATTCGGGGGAGAAGAAGAGCTTCGAGGCCATTCCGGACAGCTTCCGGGTGTACCGCGGGGGGCAGGACCGCGAGATTTCCGACTCGGACGACAGCAATCTCAGCTTCACCGGAAGCACGTGCAGCAGCTGCAGCGGGTTCAGCGGAAGCGGGACCGAGTCGGAGTTTGG CAGCTCCAGCGACGACGGTTCGTTCTGCGACACGGAAATGTCCACCAGCGAGACGGAACCGTTTCCGGAGAAGCCGCTGCTCGAGCCGCTCAAGCTGGTGTGGGCCAAGTGCCGCGGCTATCCGTGGTACCCGGCGCTCATAATCGATCCGGACATCCCGACCGGCTTTGTCCACAACGGCGTGCCCCTGCCGGCCCCTCCCGCCGACGTCCTCGCCCTCAAGGCCAACTATCCGGACGAGCAGGTCTTTCTGGTGCTGTTCTTCGACGCCAAACGCACCTGGCAGTGGCTTCCGGCGGCCAAACTCGAGCTGCTCGGCGTCAACAAAGAGCTGGACCAGAGCAAACTGGTCGAGTCGCGGAAGCCCACCGAACGGAAAGCGGTCAACAAGGCGTACCAGGAAGCGCTGCACTACCACAGCCAGGTCTCGAGTGCGGACGGGCCGGCGGGGAAGTTGTGA